One window from the genome of Coleofasciculus chthonoplastes PCC 7420 encodes:
- a CDS encoding DUF4114 domain-containing protein, giving the protein MSKVFTVRNRKDSGQGSLRDAIAQAQSGDTIKFASRLRNKTIKLTSGQLEVDKDLIIDGKNATGLTISGNNRYRVIDVINDSEFTLKNLIIANGKTRNVGRDGAGAGIRTANRSTLTVVNTTFENNHANGQGGGAIKAGFRSNSTVINSKFEGNSTSANDQSGKSERGGGAISAGSAAFLTVVDSEFSNNTGRNGGAINTLWTNLKVENSTFTDNTSRSSGGAIYTDGASEKINDKLPIGGKIEILNSRFEGNEGVGAGGALYLYVYGSDEVIVEDSTIIDNQVVKNAKGTSLGGGLRHGNGKLILRNTTFAYNQSESQGGGLWIGEASPVTIDNSIFYGNRAETADGKSGLGGAMTLANGSNTTKITNTTVANNYAGFKGGAFWGGGLNVKLKNTLVADNYAHNGGKDWNTSHHTGKVFSDGGGNFQSNDPNPDDRTITKNAILLDPELGAFTDNGDAVQTAPIPGNPKVTGGATLAPTAGGNSLSNNELQLVAAVADQTTDVDEPLSFDGNNQDTTPAQNDSILITEGEPELINLDDQTSSVSAKFFNIESDAGFNNSVGFYAVENEQGDVKDKVTGELISPDEAGYAEAALAQQVVGDMNRNTGIFEAEFQPGTILAPYIIANGTTEEWLETNPNNQRLGYADPTAYFAYLGANPDGKDHVRLLGENKFGFEDLFGGGDLDHDDITFEVDLTVA; this is encoded by the coding sequence ATGTCAAAAGTGTTCACGGTTCGAAACCGGAAAGACAGCGGACAAGGTTCCTTAAGAGATGCGATCGCGCAAGCCCAGTCAGGAGATACAATTAAATTTGCCTCTCGTCTGAGAAATAAGACCATTAAGCTAACCAGTGGTCAACTCGAAGTTGATAAAGACCTAATAATTGATGGGAAAAACGCTACAGGTTTAACCATTAGTGGGAATAATCGGTATCGAGTTATTGATGTCATAAATGACTCAGAATTCACCCTTAAAAATCTGATTATTGCCAATGGAAAAACCCGGAATGTGGGAAGAGATGGTGCTGGAGCAGGAATTCGCACAGCCAATCGGAGTACACTCACCGTAGTCAATACTACATTTGAAAACAACCACGCGAATGGTCAAGGTGGTGGTGCTATTAAGGCGGGTTTTCGCAGTAATAGTACTGTGATTAACTCAAAATTTGAAGGGAATAGTACTTCGGCAAACGATCAATCTGGTAAAAGTGAACGGGGTGGCGGTGCCATCTCCGCTGGGAGTGCAGCCTTTCTTACTGTTGTTGATAGTGAATTTAGTAACAACACAGGAAGGAACGGTGGAGCGATAAATACCCTCTGGACTAATCTAAAAGTGGAAAACTCCACGTTTACTGACAATACCTCAAGAAGTAGTGGGGGGGCAATTTACACTGATGGTGCTTCAGAAAAGATCAACGATAAGTTGCCGATTGGCGGTAAAATCGAGATTCTAAACAGTCGCTTTGAGGGCAATGAAGGTGTCGGTGCGGGTGGCGCACTGTATCTATATGTTTATGGCTCTGACGAAGTAATTGTTGAGGACAGTACAATTATTGACAATCAGGTTGTCAAAAATGCCAAAGGAACTAGTCTCGGTGGAGGATTACGCCATGGTAATGGCAAGTTGATACTTCGTAATACCACATTTGCCTATAATCAGTCAGAGAGCCAAGGTGGTGGCTTATGGATTGGAGAAGCTTCACCGGTTACAATTGATAACAGTATCTTCTACGGAAATCGAGCCGAAACAGCCGATGGCAAGAGTGGTTTAGGTGGTGCAATGACCTTGGCTAATGGATCGAATACCACCAAAATAACCAACACAACTGTCGCTAACAATTATGCTGGCTTTAAGGGGGGAGCATTCTGGGGAGGTGGCTTAAATGTTAAGCTCAAAAATACCCTAGTTGCTGATAACTATGCCCATAATGGAGGTAAGGATTGGAATACAAGCCACCATACTGGTAAGGTATTTAGTGATGGCGGGGGCAATTTTCAATCAAATGATCCGAATCCTGATGACAGAACGATTACAAAAAATGCGATTCTGCTTGACCCTGAATTAGGCGCCTTTACCGATAACGGAGATGCCGTACAAACAGCCCCGATACCAGGCAATCCAAAAGTTACAGGGGGTGCTACACTGGCGCCGACAGCAGGCGGCAATAGTTTGAGCAATAATGAACTCCAGTTAGTCGCAGCGGTTGCTGATCAAACGACTGACGTAGACGAACCCTTGAGTTTTGATGGCAATAATCAGGATACTACACCTGCCCAAAATGACTCCATCCTAATCACTGAAGGAGAACCCGAACTCATCAACTTAGATGATCAAACCAGTTCGGTATCCGCGAAGTTTTTCAATATTGAGAGTGATGCTGGCTTTAACAATTCTGTCGGTTTTTATGCCGTTGAAAATGAGCAAGGAGATGTGAAAGATAAAGTAACGGGTGAACTAATTAGTCCAGATGAAGCAGGGTATGCTGAAGCGGCTTTAGCTCAACAAGTTGTTGGCGACATGAACCGAAATACCGGAATATTTGAAGCAGAATTCCAGCCAGGAACCATTTTAGCGCCTTACATTATCGCCAATGGCACGACAGAAGAATGGCTGGAAACCAATCCAAATAATCAGCGCCTTGGTTATGCCGATCCTACTGCCTACTTTGCCTATTTAGGCGCAAATCCTGATGGGAAAGATCATGTCCGTCTACTGGGTGAGAATAAGTTTGGCTTTGAAGATTTATTTGGGGGCGGTGACTTAGATCATGATGATATCACCTTCGAGGTTGATTTAACGGTTGCCTAA
- a CDS encoding ATP-dependent metallopeptidase FtsH/Yme1/Tma family protein — translation MKCEIERDIRRQVPYSQFLEQVQADKVEQATIGREQIRYQLKEGATSESEESRSFKTIAVRSSGSEIGYVSTNFVGAFP, via the coding sequence ATGAAGTGCGAGATTGAAAGAGACATCCGCCGACAGGTTCCTTATAGTCAATTTCTTGAACAAGTCCAAGCTGATAAAGTTGAGCAAGCGACGATTGGTCGAGAGCAAATTCGCTATCAACTTAAAGAAGGTGCAACATCTGAATCCGAAGAATCTCGTAGTTTCAAGACAATAGCCGTTCGTTCCTCAGGATCAGAAATCGGCTACGTCTCTACAAACTTCGTAGGGGCGTTCCCCTAA
- the murD gene encoding UDP-N-acetylmuramoyl-L-alanine--D-glutamate ligase, producing the protein MPNAHVIGLGRSGIAAARLLKQEGWTVTVSDSKTSESLQQQQQVLNVEGITVKLGYSLTLGDGDLPELIVVSPGVPWDIPVLIEARNRGIDTIGEMELAWRYLKSSPWVGITGTNGKTTTTALIAAIFQAAGFHAPACGNIGYAACELALAQPDKTRHGASLHEKLPQSKIDWVIAEVSSYQIESSRELAPTIGVWTTFTPDHLNRHKTLENYYTIKADLLSRSHDQIFNGDDPYLRQLGTTHWSKAYWTSVKGRDATPRPWVYIENGWVMVESEPIVPVDSLRMVGNHNQQNLLMAVAAARLAGIEKQAIVEAITNFPGVPHRLEHIITWQGIDFINDSKATNYDAAQVGLAAVDSPVILIAGGEAKAGDDTQWLNAIQAKAAAVLLIGEAASAFAQRLQEVGYFRYEIVETMARAVPRAAELAQQDNAPVVLLSPACASFDHYQSFEHRGDDFRQLCWQNFSP; encoded by the coding sequence ATGCCTAACGCTCACGTCATTGGTCTGGGACGCTCCGGAATAGCCGCCGCACGACTCCTAAAACAGGAAGGGTGGACGGTAACAGTCAGTGATAGCAAAACGTCTGAATCTCTGCAACAGCAACAACAAGTCCTTAATGTTGAGGGCATTACGGTTAAACTGGGTTATTCGCTCACTCTTGGCGATGGGGATTTACCTGAACTGATTGTGGTGAGTCCTGGTGTTCCTTGGGATATTCCGGTTTTAATTGAAGCCAGGAATCGCGGGATTGATACGATTGGTGAGATGGAACTGGCTTGGCGTTATCTCAAGTCCTCTCCTTGGGTTGGTATCACGGGGACGAATGGTAAAACCACGACAACGGCGCTGATTGCGGCTATTTTTCAAGCGGCTGGTTTCCATGCTCCCGCCTGCGGTAATATTGGCTATGCGGCTTGTGAATTGGCTCTGGCGCAGCCCGACAAGACGCGCCATGGCGCGTCTCTACATGAGAAACTACCCCAATCCAAAATTGACTGGGTGATTGCAGAAGTTAGTAGTTATCAAATTGAGTCGTCACGGGAGTTAGCCCCAACAATTGGGGTTTGGACAACCTTTACCCCTGATCACTTGAATCGCCACAAGACGCTGGAAAATTACTACACTATCAAAGCTGACTTACTGTCGCGATCGCACGATCAAATCTTTAACGGTGATGACCCCTATTTACGTCAGTTGGGGACAACCCATTGGTCAAAGGCGTATTGGACGAGTGTTAAGGGGCGTGACGCGACTCCTCGTCCCTGGGTATATATTGAGAATGGCTGGGTGATGGTGGAATCTGAACCGATTGTTCCTGTGGATTCCTTGCGGATGGTGGGGAATCACAATCAGCAGAATTTACTTATGGCAGTCGCCGCCGCCCGGTTAGCTGGGATTGAGAAACAGGCAATTGTTGAGGCAATTACCAATTTTCCCGGTGTTCCTCACCGTCTCGAACATATTATCACCTGGCAGGGGATTGACTTTATTAATGATAGTAAAGCCACGAACTATGATGCGGCGCAGGTGGGATTAGCGGCGGTTGATAGTCCGGTTATTTTAATTGCTGGGGGTGAAGCCAAAGCGGGAGATGATACGCAATGGTTGAACGCCATTCAAGCTAAAGCGGCGGCTGTTTTACTGATTGGTGAGGCGGCGTCTGCGTTTGCCCAACGCTTACAGGAGGTGGGTTATTTTCGTTATGAAATTGTGGAAACCATGGCGCGAGCGGTTCCTAGAGCTGCCGAATTAGCCCAACAGGATAATGCGCCTGTGGTTTTACTTTCACCGGCTTGTGCTAGCTTTGACCACTATCAAAGTTTTGAACATCGGGGTGATGATTTCCGTCAGCTCTGTTGGCAGAATTTTAGTCCTTAG